The following proteins are encoded in a genomic region of Tachysurus fulvidraco isolate hzauxx_2018 chromosome 22, HZAU_PFXX_2.0, whole genome shotgun sequence:
- the LOC113645355 gene encoding purine nucleoside phosphorylase-like, which produces MSSESITDYGYEACKATADWLIGQASVRPLVGIVCGSGLGGLADMLKDQKVFNYSEIPNFPKSTVHGHAGRLVFGTLKGKPCVCMQGRSHLYEGYAVQKVTMPMRIFKLLGVEMVILTNAAGGLNQDFKVGDIMIIKDHINMPGFAGKNPLFGPNDERFGTRFPCMSDAYDKQMGQLAREVGVELGFSDFIKEGVYCVVGGPSFETIAECRMLNLVGADAVGMSTVHEVIVARHSGMRVFALSLITNKAVMDYDSESKANHEEVLQTGQLRSQQLVNLVSTIVSRMTQPNDV; this is translated from the exons ATGTCTTCCGAGTCTATTACAGA TTATGGTTACGAGGCCTGCAAAGCCAcggctgattggctgattggacaGGCTTCGGTCCGCCCCCTGGTGGGAATCGTTTGCGGCTCAGGCCTTGGAGGCCTTGCTGACATGCTGAAGGACCAGAAGGTTTTTAATTACAGCGAAATCCCCAACTTTCCAAAAAGCACAG TGCATGGTCATGCTGGTCGCTTAGTGTTCGGTACTCTTAAAGGAAAGCCATGTGTTTGCATGCAGGGACGGTCCCACCTTTATGAAGGATATGCCGTCCAGAAG GTCACCATGCCCATGCGCATCTTTAAGCTGTTGGGTGTAGAGATGGTCATTTTGACGAATGCTGCAGGCGGATTGAACCAAGACTTCAAAGTTGGAGACATCATGATAATTAAAGACCATATCAACATGCCAGGTTTCGCTGGAAAAAATCCCTTGTTCGGACCAAACGATGAAAG gttTGGAACTCGTTTCCCGTGCATGTCGGATGCCTATGACAAGCAGATGGGACAGCTGGCTCGGGAAGTGGGTGTTGAACTTGGCTTCTCTGACTTCATTAAGGagggtgtgtattgtgtggtcGGAGGGCCATCGTTCGAGACCATCGCTGAATGCAGAATGCTTAACCTCGTGGGTGCCGATGCTGTGG GAATGAGCACAGTACATGAGGTGATAGTGGCCCGCCACTCTGGAATGCGAGTCTTCGCCCTCTCGCTTATAACCAACAAGGCTGTAATGGATTATGACAGCGAATCGAAGGCCAACCACGAGGAGGTCCTGCAGACAGGACAGCTGCGCTCACAGCAGCTTGTGAATCTGGTCTCCACCATCGTGTCTCGCATGACACAGCCAAATGATGTGTAA